A DNA window from Microcystis aeruginosa NIES-843 contains the following coding sequences:
- a CDS encoding FeoA family protein, with protein MDDKIRPNEAEKPEKSPNKAQFSHWGGTEAAAERTNTMGTELTATYPLAQVEMGKTVWLVGFQGTGGINRLLGMGLNPGIQLQVISSQGRGSVLIAIQDNRIGIGAEMAEKILVSDSQPKKLEPKKDLPEVRTFLREIPIGKAGKVVGYDRALRGYKGKLLSMGLTPGTEFTVIRVAPLGDPVEIRVRGFHLSLRKQEADTLIVEQIDPKS; from the coding sequence ATGGACGATAAAATTAGACCTAATGAAGCAGAAAAACCAGAAAAATCGCCAAATAAAGCCCAATTTTCCCATTGGGGCGGTACAGAGGCAGCAGCAGAACGTACTAACACCATGGGTACTGAGCTAACAGCCACCTATCCCCTCGCACAAGTGGAAATGGGAAAAACCGTCTGGTTAGTGGGATTTCAGGGGACAGGAGGAATCAATCGACTCCTAGGTATGGGATTAAACCCCGGCATTCAATTACAGGTAATTAGCTCCCAAGGGAGGGGATCAGTTTTAATTGCCATTCAAGACAATCGTATCGGTATCGGGGCAGAAATGGCCGAAAAAATCCTCGTTAGTGACAGTCAACCAAAAAAACTGGAACCCAAAAAAGACCTACCTGAAGTAAGAACATTTCTGCGGGAGATACCCATAGGAAAAGCGGGTAAAGTTGTCGGTTATGACCGAGCATTGCGCGGATACAAAGGAAAATTGTTATCAATGGGATTAACTCCGGGGACAGAGTTTACCGTCATTCGCGTCGCACCTTTGGGGGATCCCGTCGAGATTCGAGTGCGGGGATTTCATCTCAGTCTGCGAAAACAGGAGGCAGACACTTTAATCGTCGAACAAATAGACCCAAAAAGCTAA